The Candidatus Obscuribacterales bacterium genome includes the window TTAACTTCTACGCTTCAAGACCATCTCCCCTTTACCGCCACCTTGTTTTATGCTGCTTCGTGACTGCTTTGGATTGTGAACAACATCTATGTCTACCATCTTGCCTCGTAAATCATCCGGTCATCAGCGCATTATTGGACTCACCGGCGGTATTGGCATGGGCAAAACTACCGTGTCTGACTACCTACACGATCGCCACCATCTGCCAATTCTAGACGCTGATATCTATGCCCGAGAAGCCGTTGATGTGGGCTCTCCCTTGCTAGCTGATATTGCCGATCGCTACGGAACCTGTGTCTTATTTCCCAGTGGTCATCTGGATCGGCGGCGCTTAGGAGATATCGTGTTTAGCAGTGTGGCGGAGCGCACCTGGATTGAGCGACAAATCCATCCCTTTGTGCGCCAGCGCATTCAGCAGGATTTGCGCGACCTGCCGCCGGATCGATATCCGGTGGTAGTGGTAGTAGTACCGCTGCTGTTTGA containing:
- the coaE gene encoding dephospho-CoA kinase (Dephospho-CoA kinase (CoaE) performs the final step in coenzyme A biosynthesis.), producing MSTILPRKSSGHQRIIGLTGGIGMGKTTVSDYLHDRHHLPILDADIYAREAVDVGSPLLADIADRYGTCVLFPSGHLDRRRLGDIVFSSVAERTWIERQIHPFVRQRIQQDLRDLPPDRYPVVVVVVPLLFEARMTDLVNEIWVVRCPPQQQMDRLIQRELSRVSEGDRVDLEQIQARISSQLAVERKVDQAHVVLENASSLEDLQAQVDRVLEQG